DNA sequence from the Plodia interpunctella isolate USDA-ARS_2022_Savannah chromosome 12, ilPloInte3.2, whole genome shotgun sequence genome:
CGGTGAGAATTAGTTTTCACATGAAAAGTTTTTAGTTTGTTTGAACGCGCTAACCTCTGAAGCTGGTGccatttgataaattatttctgtatATGATACAGAAAGCCAGAAAGCCACATTCACGAGGAATATAGGTTATCTGgaatcccgaaatttccaaaGGGACGTAGCCGCGAGACACAGCTAGTTAGTTTACAACAAGACTCAATTCCTTAGTGACTCATCCATTTAGCAGAATCTTTTAATCatgatttgaaataattgGAAATACGACAAATAGAAAATTGTTTCATACTTCATACGCCCAATCAAACTTGTCTTCAAGACAATGAGAGAGATCGAAGCGCGTGGGCTTCAGCGGCAACTAGCGGCGACAGAGTTCTATCATTGAAAACGTTTTATATCTGATGGGACTATGTGATATTAGGTTGAGGAGCCCACGCTTCCGGAgtctattatttacataatcagTGATTATTCCGCATCATTGAATATATTGGTTAGTGATTGGTTAGAAACACTGTCATATTGTAATAAGTATGTACTCGTAAGTTACTcttgtttctattatttatagataagaTTTTATCTGCAGTTTTCCTTCCGTGGTTATGtcagaaaattatttcttaccagttttattttccatgttttttaaaattttggtaaTAATCTTGACCACGAGACGCGTGGTTCTAGTTTTAATTGTGTGCTGGATCTTTCAGGACATTGTTAGAACTTGTGGAAACATTCAAAGATATAGtatattatctaaaataagaagtcgaaagttaaaataaacagGTCGCACCGCACACACTTGAAACtctttataacttttttgtttgtgaacTCTGcagtttacttatttatagatGTCATCTGTTCCCTGGGGGTTGGAGCTTAATTTACGAACGTTCTTAAATAAGGACACGCTGGCGGAGAGACTAAACAAATACATGAAACGTTAATTAACAGATAACAAAATTAAcgaaaacaatgaaaaatttattaaaacataaataaatcaaaatacatttcataaaatatattaattaattaattatatggcAAAGTGAAAATTGCGAATACCTAATCAGTTATAACCAGTCCATGGGCAACACAACACTTCACTATCACGCAAAAGTCCTGTCTATGTAGTCGTAGTCGAATTCTGCCAAAAAGGAGTCGAACGGCGAGAGGGAATCCTCCGCGAATTCTGACGTGGTCTCCAGTTCCTGGTCCTGTTCCGTGGAGAATTCCGAGAGATCTGAGCAATAGGGCGAGGGCCAGCGCTCCGGTCTCGGTGTGGAGTCACCTTCAGGGCTGGATTCTCTGAGAGTGGCCGATAGAGCTGATATGTATCGCATTGCTAGGCGCAAGGTAGTGATTTTGGTGAGTTTCTCGCAGGGGACAGGAGCGCCTGTGATGGCGGCGGCCGGGACAGCCCTGCGTAGGGCTTCGAAGGCGCGATTGATTTCGCGCATTCGACTTCTTTCGCGCGCGTTTGCTGTTTTTCTCCTGTATTTGCTGAGAGGCTGAGGCGTGCGGCGCGTGCGCGGCTCGCGGCTGCGCGCTGCGCGCGGACGCAGCTGGTACGTGTCGTGCTCGGGCATGGAGTGGAGGCGCCGATCTCGACTGATCGCTCCGCAGCCGCCCCACGCGACGGagccgccgcccgcgcccggATTCCGCTTGAAAAATACGCTCACTCCGCCCACTTGCCCCGCTCCGTTCATGTACACTGATGTACACAATTACTTACTTTGATTACTTTACCGATTATGAAagtattaagtacctactttcaaTAACAACGCGGCGATAGCTAACGCGATCATACTAAGACATTTGATGTTGATAACTATTcggaattaataaaataaaaaaactacctacctacattataGGTAgttcaataacatttttgtaggACTAGGTACAAATAGATCATCTGGAGGGCTCgacaaaatctttataaata
Encoded proteins:
- the LOC128674162 gene encoding twist-related protein-like, which translates into the protein MNGAGQVGGVSVFFKRNPGAGGGSVAWGGCGAISRDRRLHSMPEHDTYQLRPRAARSREPRTRRTPQPLSKYRRKTANARERSRMREINRAFEALRRAVPAAAITGAPVPCEKLTKITTLRLAMRYISALSATLRESSPEGDSTPRPERWPSPYCSDLSEFSTEQDQELETTSEFAEDSLSPFDSFLAEFDYDYIDRTFA